Within the Glycine max cultivar Williams 82 chromosome 12, Glycine_max_v4.0, whole genome shotgun sequence genome, the region AATGTAATGTCACTTCCACAACTGGCAATTTTGTTCTCGTGCTTCCAACCAATATGCACatgaatttttaagattaaaaactaaaacttcatttaggcatttcatcaaacacaTAACTTATAACCCATATGGGGAAGATGACGAAAAAATTAGCccgggaaaataaaaaaggaacccAAAACAGAGTTGaaaaatcagtaaaaaaaataactattattaagaagaaaacatgcataacaacaaacaaaattagaaccttgcaaataaaaacaaatagtaatgaaacaaacatgcataagaGCAAAAGAGGAAAAAACGTGCATGTTGGATGCTTCTTCGTCGATAGCCCGGCAAAATaaaaaggaaccaaaaacaaaattgaaaaatcattaaggaaaaataactattattaagaagaaaacatgcataacaacaaataaaattaaaatcttccAAATAGAAGCAAATATCAAtgaaacaaacatgcataacagtaaaaagagaaaaaactttCCTGTTGGATGCTTCTTCATTGATAGCCTGGGAAAATTAAAAGGAACAAAAAGAGGAAAACGATGACAGATTATTGAAAAAGATAGAACGAAgggaaaaaaaagtggaaaagaaaaaaccttTGCGAGAAACAGACATTCCGGTAAGACGAACTTGCGCGAATGATCCTAACACCGATTTTCATGTTGGGTCAAGACCAATTGTAAGCGATTGAACGCGAAATACCACTGAGCCACAAACATCCTGATCCAAATAAAAATcgcaaaaaacacaaaaagatacTGTGAGGTGCAGAGCTTGCATGCAAATCCAGATAATTAAGAACTGAGGAAAATGCATAAAAACTCATAGACTTTCCCGTAAAAGtctgaacaaaataaaaaatatgagttttagggaaaaacaacaACGAagcataaaaaaacacaaaaaatcagaCAAAAAACGGTGATAGATTAACGATTGGAGATTAGCGATAAGCAAAAGGGGCTTACACGATCCGTATGTATATCCTTTGTAACCTTCGATGGCTTCACAAATCTCTTTCTTGCGGAGGAAAATGATGACAAattattgaaaaagataaaaggaagggaaaaaagagaggaaaagagACATGCACAGCAATCCCACCTTGAACTGTAGAAGCAAcgaaagaggaagaagagagacaAGTGAATAAAACCCGGAATGACCAACCCAAGAGCACAACCTCACACCAAGAACAAAATCAGCAGAGCACGTGGCAGCATTAAATAAATCAAGCATGGACGTGTCAACAAAGGAAAATTGAAACTGCATTATTAGAACCAACACAACAAAAAACAGTAATCCACGTGCCAGAAAACCAAGCCCAAAGCTGAAGGGGcataaaatgaccaaaaaaccaaaaaaccaaaaaattggACAGCTGTCAAGCTCTCAGCCATGGGTATTTTAGTATATTCTACATACTTCagttttagtatatatatattgattgatgattgatgatTTCAATCCATATGTATGTATTGGACTTGGCATGCAAAAAATAACTAGTACTAGTTTCAAGATGGAGAAAAGTGATATTTAAAAACAAGAACAcgcataaattaataaattaataatcacgTTTATAAGAAATTGTCGGAGTTTaaactatgaaaaaaataattgctaaTCTTAATTAGTAACTATtatttccatatatatatatatatatataaaagcaaaAAGAATACGAATGGACCATACTACtggattaatgaaaaaataaccaatgagaaaaaaaaactgcatTAATATGGAACAGTCGCCAACCTTGCTTTAGTCTGTCAATTTCAGAATATAAATCCTTAATGATTGCAGATTTCATCATTTTCTGATTAATCTGAAAAAATAACCAACTTTAAATTGTTAGATATGCTCAGCTGCCTGATAAAAGGAGCAAAAGGTTGATCAAAATGAAAAGGGCAACTAAAAAAGTCACCCCTGGTTTGTTCTTGATATTTTTGGCACGGTGTGCATAATCCAAGGTACTAAGAGTTTCTTCCAGACAGTGAATGGAAGGGGATATTGTGGCAATAATGCACGTTTTGGAAGTTAGCTGTTATATAAAAGTTCATAGGTACAAGATGAGTTAGCTTATACTATAAATAAGGCATGGGCTACCGTAGGCTAAATTGGCTTCCAAAACCAACGGGGAAATTAccatgtatataaataaaatcaaccaTTAAACTATATGTAAGTGCCCCTATAGGCAGAAACACTCTTCTCAATGCAATTCAACACCATACAAGTTTAACTTGCCATGGGCTTTGCAATGACTTTCTTAACGGCTTCAGCATAAGTCCTGTGCTGATAAGTGAGAGTTGATTCAAGCAGGTCCCAAAGTGAGGTTTTAGGATTCCAGCCTGATAAAGAAGTAACACTCCATTAACaggtaaattattttaagaggaGTTTGTTCAACAGACTGTGTCAGTATTCCCAGCATTTCTCATATTTTAATAATCTTAAAGGTAGAGTAGAACAAGGAAACATACCAAGCTGCCTATTAATTATGGTCATGTCAGGAATTCTCTTGTCACTATCATCATATCCCTCACCGTAAAATTCTTTGGAGCTCACATCAATAATAGGTTTTTCCAGAGGTGCTTCTCCACTTACCTTTGAATAAACCTGCAGAATTGAACGAAAATAAATGTTGAATGGTCCCAAATACCATGTTGAAATTCTAATAGGATCAAACAATCAAACTTAATCCTCTAACCTGAGTCATCATTTCAGCAAGCTGCCTAACTATAACCTCATTGTTTGGGTTTCCCACATTAAAAATATGTCCATTGGCCCTGGCGGGATTTTCCTGTTAAAAATTATCGTTCACATTTAGTTGAACCATCCAACAAGAGTAATAGTTTAAAGATGAAATTCTACAATCAGAAAATCAgaacttaaaatatataaagttgTATAAAAAGATTGGATATGGGAACCTACAATCATCAATAAGACAACTTCAATAGCATCCTTAATATACACAAAAGTCCTCTGGGATTGGTCACCATCCACAAGCTTCAAGGGCTCTCCACGGAGGAGATTCTACAGAAAAGTAATGGAGAAAATATTTAGAATCATTATTCAGAAATATTGAGTAACATATATACAAGCTTAAACAAAGTCTAAATCAAAATGTAAACTCACATTGCTAAAGCATGCCAGAACCCGAGGAACACCCTCACTTGGGCCATCAATGCCGGGAATGAAATCCATTCGtggtccaatccaattaaaagaCCTCACAATTGTGAATTCCAAGCCATTTTCAGCACCCTCAGCTGCCAACAATATGTCATCTCAGTGAGACAAAGGTCAAGACATGAAAAAATGGAAACAGTGTGcgcaataaaaatattaaaccaaACAAAATCAGCTCACCATAAACAAGCCTCTCAATCAACTGCTTAGCACAGGCATAGGACCATCTCTGCTTTTCAATTGAACCAAAAATACAAGGAGAATCATCCTCCTTAAGTACGTAGTATGCAGGATCCTacacaaaattgaaaacaacttAACAACTCGGCtcattaaccaaaaaaaaaaaaacgcaacAACCAAACAACTCCCTTGCTAAGATCCTATTTAGATAAACTTTCCATATGTACAAGAGAAggaaataagaagataaaacgAATTGTGTTTCTcttataaactaaaatcaatttatgcaaTTAACTTTTATACAAGCTCTCTAATCTAACTTCTCTAAAAGCTAAAGTGCATAACTTGATTTTAGTTTATTGTTAGTCattttatacgactaacttttgcatagaaaatttttacaaaatgtatatatttttcccaatttatggttctttttgtaggattgtaaataaattttgctttatttttatctGTGCTCAATAGAAGCTTTGTGTATGGAATTAATGtcaatttctcttcaatttcaggtaaaaaggagttattttgaagaagtgttaaagttgatgtctcgctaagcgagctcaaTGCGTTTAGCGAGTGTCATCCGCTAAGTGAGGCATCAACACGCTTAGTGGATAGGAGGAATCTGGAAGGGAATCTGTCACGCAGGCATGTGCTCAGCGTGTCATCAGCTCGCTCAGTGAGTCGTTTGTCACCTTCCAGGCTTAGCGCGAGTTTGGCGCTGAGCGAAAGTTCACTTACTCACGCTTAGCACGAGAATGGCGCTAAGAGCGCCTTCGTGGACAAGAAGCCCTTTTTTAAGCTTGATTTGCGGAGAATGAaaggagaggaaaaatagagagAAGGAATAGCCGTCAGAGCTTAAAGAGTGAAATATACAGAGGCAAAGAACAAAGCAAGAAGCcaagttttgatcttttaggaagatttgtgagtttttgagtgattgtgagattcctagaggtggaggagataTCCTCACTCCTTTttaagcaagcaatttctccTAATTCCTCTTCTTCACTATAAAAAGAGCTTCCttgctatggaaggctaaaccctcagttggggattcttgttgagtaattgatgtaaactctttccctatttaattaagtttgtttttatgtgttcattgtttctatcaGTACTTTATGATtgtatgcttgtggcttgatcacccatatgtGTGTACTGTTAGGGGCTTTAGCATTGAAAAATGTATTGTCTCCTTATAACTTGATAGAGAAGGATTAGGTTACTGTATGTCTGGACATGGAGtgcggtaatttagtttttattatgctgTGATCATAAAGTTGTTCAAttaagctaagttcaacaagagacatctgaaaatgaagtttaattagaattaggctaaactcacgagacatcggtgtttagtacttgagtcttcagcatagaacacagaaacatctttaattagagaaacatctttaattacatcaattttCTTAGTAAGAGGACCCAACGCCTTTAGGTATctgttttcacacttacttgcTCACGTTTATTGCTGTGTAATAAGAATAGAAcatacttttactttcattcacaatcatgatttatgtttgcaaatgcctgcttattgaacaaacctttaccaaatgaacaagttccctgagttcgatactcggttcacaccgttttaattatttacttgacgaccCAATGCACTTGCCGATAGATTTCACATCCACACAAACAAGTAGTTTCCCAGAGAGTGAACATCAAGtattttggcgccgttgccggggaactttttccatttggaaagtttagttcagtttgaaggcattaattcattattctttgatgtattaatttttgtttttactaatatttgtttagttcagaatttattttcttcttgaattggttAACTATTTTTCCTGTTAGTGTTTGCATGCGTAGATCTTCTGCAGGTGAATTGGTTCCATCggatttagaaattgaagcaACCTTCAGAAGAAACAAcgcaaagagaaagagaaagcttTTGCACAACAGAACAATAGCATTCAATCCTTGAAGAGGCTCACTTTTCTGAGTCATCATCTTTTAATTCACCTACATCTAGGGAATCTCAAGCAGCGGAATTTGAAGTTGAAGTCATGGCTGAAGAGCAACCTCGACGAGTGACCTTGGAAGATTACTCAAGTACATTTGTGCCGCAATTCTTTACTAGCATTGCGTGGTCGAAGGTTCAAGCACAGAATATAACCTATCCACATTCATTAATTCAGTTGATTCAGAACAGTTTGTTACATGGtttgtgttggatcgagtggccacagaataattaagaaggggggttgaattaattattcctaaaagtttaccaattaaaaaattactcttttaaggcttttacttatgttgttaagagaatatggagtagaagagaaacttaacagaaagtaaaagcgaaaattaaatgcacagcggaaagtaaaagagtagggaaaaagaaaacaaacacataagaaattttatactggttcagcacaaacccgtgcctacctccagtccccaagcgacctgcggtccttgagatttctttcaaccttgtaaaaatccttttacaagcaaggatccacaagggatgtaccctcccttgttctctttgaacctagtggatgtaccctccactagaactgatccacaagagatgtaccttctcttgttctcagtcaaacccaagtagatgtaccctctacttgtgccacaaaggatgtaccctccaatgtgttaagacaaagatctcaggctgttacacctttgatactttgtgaatggggatacaaaagaattctcaggcggttaaacctttgaacgcttttgtattaaggaatgggaagaatcaaaagaattctcagactgtgtcgttttgaattctttgacaagggagaagggagacacaaaagaattcaggcggttagtccttccttcttttggaaaagagagaagagagacacaaaaagaatttaggcggttagtccttggcgaattctttttggcaaagggagaagagaatgaaaaggatgaatagcacaagttttcaaggtttggaaaaaccagaaaacttcagaaagcttttggtacaaagaagaagaagaagttcaaagagattcaaggcttgtaaaggattgtttgaatgaattgaaaaagtattcaagattggaATGATTGAttacaaaattcaaaacaaagccttgcttttatagactcttcatgtctggtcaagaaggccattcagaagagttataacttttgaaaagacttaaaacccatttggaaaagtcaaaacctttttgaagagttacatctttagatttttcagaaatagtcactggtaatcgattaccaaataagtgtaatcgattacacaaagcttttgagtgaaacaatgtgactcttcatatttaaatttgaatttcaacgttcaaggacactggtaatcgattaccaaaacattgttatcgattacagccttttgaaaatatttggaacgttgtaaattcagtttgaaaactttttcaaacttattttgctactggtaatcgattacaacaatatggtaatcgattacgagagagtaaaaactctttggtaaaggttttgtcaaaaactcatgtgctattcaaagttttgaaaaactttttaatacttatcttgattgagtcctttctttattcttgaatcttgagtcttgaatcttgatcttgattcttgagatcttgaatcttgaatcttgattcttgagatcttgaatcttgattcttgattgtaggctttcttcttgagtcttgaattcttcttgattcttgaactcttgacttgttcttgattcacttgagatgttctttgattcacttgagttgttatttgatcttttgagctttttgttcatcacctttgtcatcatcttttgttgtcatcattgttatcatcaaaacacctttgaatcattgttgattcatcatgaagctttgcttccacaatctccccctttttgatgatgacaacttctgaaatcaagaaacacacacacactttttcctagtcgatcactcttaTAAatgctccccctttgtttttgaatttatgcttattttaaaattaaattatttactcatgtgagttcttgatttattccctatttctctccccctttggcatcaacaaaaagccaaagtgcgtatcaaaCTTAAAGTATGCAAATATATCTTAAACATTCATAcaacattcataaaaaatatcaaccacATCATGAAGTAAAAACCATGAAGCAACaatcataaatagattaacttaTAAAACccatataatcaaataacatacttaatatttgttcaagcataccatgtgtcataccctaatttcgtccggggacctttgctcgatgacgtgcgaccattctttggtcctcgtgaggtgcttggcacccatcattaggcaatttgtgaaattccaggacatgccgaaaaaccaaaaaatattgatgcacaatccgtaagtttccgtgacacaccggaaatcaaatggaagcatcgttgcataattaagtgaggttccgtaacattccgtaagtcaaaaaggggatgattatgtaatccgcaaggttccgtaaca harbors:
- the LOC100790423 gene encoding UDP-D-apiose/UDP-D-xylose synthase 1, whose translation is MDFIPGIDGPSEGVPRVLACFSNNLLRGEPLKLVDGDQSQRTFVYIKDAIEVVLLMIENPARANGHIFNVGNPNNEVIVRQLAEMMTQVYSKVSGEAPLEKPIIDVSSKEFYGEGYDDSDKRIPDMTIINRQLGWNPKTSLWDLLESTLTYQHRTYAEAVKKVIAKPMAS